From the genome of Papaver somniferum cultivar HN1 chromosome 2, ASM357369v1, whole genome shotgun sequence, one region includes:
- the LOC113349805 gene encoding coatomer subunit alpha-1-like: MLTKFETKSNRVKGLSFHPKRPWILASLHSGVIQLWDYRMGTLIDRFDEHDGPVRGVHFHNSQPLFVSGGDDYKIKVWNYKMHRCLFTLLGHLDYIRTVQFHNESPWIVSASDDQTIRIWNWQSRTCISVLTGHNHYVMCASFHPKEDLVVSASLDQTVRVWDIGALRKKSVSPADDILRLSQMNTDLFGGVDAVVKYVLEGHDRGVNWAGFHPSLPLIVSGADDRQVKLWRMNDTKAWEVDTLRGHMNNVSCVMFHAKQDIIVSNSEDKSIRVWDVTKRTGVQTFRREHDRFWILASHPEINLLAAGHDSGMIVFKLERERPAFSTSGDSLYYVKDRFLRFYEFSTQKDTQMVPIRRPGSTSLNQSPKTLSYSPTENAVLVCSEIDGGSYELYIVPKGTGRGDTMQDAKKGIGGSAVFVARNRFAVIDKSNNQVLIKNLQNEIVKKCSLPMSADAIFYAGTGNLLCRAEDRVVIFDLQQRLILGELQTPFIKYVVWSIDMESVALLSKHAIVIASKKLVHRCTLHETIRVKSGAWDDNGVFIYTTLNHIKYCLPNGDNGIIKTLDVPIYITKVTGNTIFCLDRDGKSRAVVVDTTEYVFKLSLLRKKYDQVMSMIRNSQLCGQAMIAYLHQKGFPEVALHFVKDEKTRFNLALESGNIQIAVASAKEIDEKDHWYRLGVEALRQGNAGIVEYAYQRTKNFDRLSFLYLVTGNMDKLSKMLKIAEVKNDIMGQFHNALYLGDIRERVKVLENAGQFSLAYVTAAVHGLVDDAERLADQLGDNVPSLPEGRTSSLLIPPAPILCGGDWPLLRVMKGIFDGGLDVERGQEEYEEADEADWGENLDIDGADDAQNEDGVVVRENGEVNEENDEDGGWELEDLDLPPELDTSITSTNTRSTAFVIPAPGMPVSQIWIQKSSLAGEHAAAGNFDTAMRLLNRQLGIKNFAPMKSMFLDLHNGTQSYVRACSSAPVITLAVERGWSESVSPNVRGPPALVIKFSQLHEKLNAAYKLTTSGKFSEALHLFLGILHSIPLIVVDSRREVDEVKELIIIAKEYVLGLQIELKRRETRDNPVRQQELAAYFTHCNLQVAHLRLALKNAMGISFKAKNFITAANFARRLLETNPTNEVQSTQARQVLANAERNANDAAQLNYDFRNPFVICGATHVPIYRGQKDVACPYCSAKFVPSQEAKICAVCGLAVVGSDASGLLCSPSQIR; encoded by the exons ATGTTAACGAAATTTGAGACGAAGAGTAATCGAGTGAAAGGATTGAGTTTTCATCCTAAAAGACCATGGATCCTTGCGAGTCTACACAGTGGTGTGATTCAACTTTGGGATTACAGAATGGGAACTCTTATTGATAGATTTGATGAACATGATGGACCTGTTCGTGGTGTTCATTTTCATAATTCGCAGCCATTGTTTGTCTCTGGAG GAGATGATTATAAGATTAAAGTCTGGAACTACAAGATGCATCGATGCTTGTTTACCCTTCTTGGACATCTTGATTACATCCGTACAGTTCAATTTCATAACGAATCCCCTTGGATAGTTAGTGCTAGTGATGATCAAACAattagaatatggaactggcAGTCTCGTACTTGCATCTCTGTTTTGACTGGCCACAACCATTATGTTATGTGCGCCTCCTTTCATCCTAAGGAGGACTTGGTTGTCTCGGCTTCCTTGGACCAGACTGTTCGTGTATGGGACATAGGTGCGCTGCGGAAAAAGTCGGTATCCCCAGCAGATGATATATTGAGGTTGAGTCAGATGAACACAGATTTGTTTGGTGGGGTTGATGCCGTTGTAAAGTATGTCTTGGAAGGTCATGACCGGGGGGTCAACTGGGCTGGATTCCACCCAAGCCTGCCTCTGATTGTTTCTGGAGCAGATGATCGCCAAGTGAAATTGTGGCGCATGAATG ATACAAAGGCGTGGGAAGTAGACACATTGAGAGGGCATATGAATAATGTCTCATGTGTTATGTTCCATGCTAAGCAGGACATTATCGTGTCCAATTCAGAGGACAAAAGTATTCGTGTGTGGGATGTAACAAAGAGAACTGGTGTTCAAACATTTCGCAGAGAACACGACCGGTTCTGGATTCTTGCATCACATCCAGAGATAAATCTGCTTGCTGCTGGTCATGATAGTGGTATGATTGTTTTTAAGTTGGAGAGAGAAAGGCCGGCTTTCTCCACCAGTGGTGACAGTTTGTACTATGTCAAAGATCGTTTCTTGCGTTTCTATGAGTTCTCAACTCAAAAGGACACACAAATGGTTCCAATCCGACGACCTGGCTCGACTAGCTTGAATCAAAGCCCAAAAACTCTATCTTACAGTCCTACAGAGAATGCTGTTTTGGTTTGTTCAGAAATTGATGGGGGGTCTTATGAGCTTTATATTGTACCTAAAGGCACCGGCAGGGGAGATACTATGCAAGACGCTAAAAAAGGAATTGGTGGATCAGCTGTTTTTGTAGCACGGAATAGGTTTGCTGTTATTGACAAGAGCAACAACCAAGTTTTAATCAAAAACCTTCAAAATGAGATTGTGAAGAAGTGCAGTCTTCCCATGTCCGCAGATGCAATATTCTATGCAGGGACAGGTAATTTGCTGTGCAGGGCAGAGGATAGAGTGGTCATCTTCGATCTCCAGCAGAGACTCATTCTTGGTGAACTTCAAACTCCCTTCATTAAGTACGTTGTTTGGTCGATTGACATGGAGAGTGTTGCATTACTTAGCAAACACGCTATTGTAATTGCTAGCAAGAAACTTGTGCATAGGTGCACCCTTCATGAAACTATTCGTGTGAAGAGTGGAGCCTGGGATGACAATGGTGTTTTCATATATACGACCCTGAACCACATTAAGTATTGTCTTCCGAATGGAGATAATGGAATCATTAAGACACTCGACGTGCCAATATACATCACCAAGGTTACTGGTAATACCATATTTTGCTTGGATCGTGATGGAAAGAGTCGTGCAGTAGTTGTTGATACAACAGAATATGTATTCAAGTTATCTCTGCTGAGGAAGAAGTATGATCAGGTTATGAGCATGATCAGAAACTCGCAACTCTGCGGACAAGCCATGATTGCCTATTTGCATCAGAAAGGTTTTCCTGAAGTTGCTCTCCATTTTGTGAAGGATGAAAAGACTCGTTTTAACTTGGCGCTGGAGAGTGGTAACATCCAGATTGCTGTTGCCTCAGCGAAGGAGATTGACGAGAAAGATCACTGGTATAGGTTGGGTGTGGAAGCACTTCGTCAGGGTAATGCAGGCATTGTGGAATATGCATATCAGAGAACAAAGAACTTTGATAGGCTTTCCTTCCTGTATCTTGTAACTGGGAATATGGATAAGTTGTCAAAAATGTTGAAGATCGCCGAGGTTAAGAATGATATAATGGGTCAGTTTCACAATGCCTTGTATCTTGGCGACATCCGTGAGCGTGTCAAAGTTTTGGAGAACGCCGGCCAATTTTCTCTTGCTTATGTTACAGCTGCTGTTCATGGACTCGTTGACGATGCTGAAAGACTGGCTGATCAGCTGGGGGATAATGTTCCCTCTTTGCCGGAGGGGAGAACATCTTCCCTTTTGATTCCACCTGCACCCATCTTATGTGGTGGAGATTGGCCCTTGTTGAGGGTCATGAAAGGCATCTTCGATGGTGGTCTTGATGTGGAAAGAGGacaggaagaatatgaagaagccgATGAGGCGGATTGGGGAGAAAACTTAGATATTGATGGTGCGGATGACGCACAGAATGAAGATGGAGTAGTGGTGCGTGAAAATGGGGAAGTAAATGAGGAAAATGACGAAGATGGAGGATGGGAACTTGAGGATCTAGACCTTCCACCAGAGCTTGATACTTCAATTACCTCAACAAATACTCGGTCAACTGCATTTGTAATCCCAGCTCCAGGCATGCCTGTAAGTCAGATATGGATTCAGAAATCATCCCTTGCTGGTGAGCATGCGGCGGCTGGCAATTTCGACACTGCAATGCGCTTGTTGAACAGACAACTGGGCATCAAAAATTTTGCTCCCATGAAGTCCATGTTTCTCGATCTTCACAATGGAACTCAATCCTATGTGCGTGCTTGTTCCTCTGCTCCTGTGATCACCTTGGCAGTAGAGAGAGGGTGGAGTGAGTCCGTGAGCCCTAATGTGAGAGGCCCACCAGCTTTGGTGATCAAGTTTTCTCAGCTGCATGAGAAACTCAATGCTGCCTATAAACTTACAACAAGTGGGAAATTTTCAGAAGCTTTACACCTTTTCCTTGGTATTCTACACTCCATCCCCTTAATCGTTGTGGATTCAAGAAGGGAGGTTGATGAAGTCAAGGAGTTGATCATTATAGCGAAGGAGTACGTCCTGGGTTTGCAAATTGAGCTGAAGAGGAGGGAGACGAGAGACAACCCTGTTCGTCAGCAGGAATTAGCAGCTTACTTCACACACTGTAACCTTCAGGTGGCTCACTTGAGACTGGCCTTGAAGAATGCAATGGGAATTAGTTTCAAGGCAAAGAACTTCATTACGGCAGCAAACTTTGCTAGGCGGCTCTTGGAGACAAACCCTACTAACGAGGTTCAATCAACGCAAGCAAGACAAGTACTGGCAAACGCGGAAAGGAACGCAAATGATGCAGCCCAACTAAATTATGATTTCAGAAACCCATTTGTGATATGTGGAGCAACACATGTGCCAATATACCGTGGACAGAAAGACGTCGCATGTCCTTACTGTAGTGCAAAATTTGTTCCATCTCAGGAGGCTAAGATATGTGCTGTTTGCGGTCTTGCCGTGGTTGGATCAGATGCATCTGGTCTACTATGTTCTCCTTCCCAGATAAGATGA